The following DNA comes from Erythrolamprus reginae isolate rEryReg1 chromosome 8, rEryReg1.hap1, whole genome shotgun sequence.
ACTCTTCCTGAAAGCTGTAGCTGCAGGCCTCGCGGATGGCGCATGGGCAAGGAAGAGCCCACCAGTGCTCGGCGTCCCCTCCGGGCCGAGGCAGGGACTTACACCACCTCAGCATCTCTGGCGTGAAGTCCTGGTAGACGGGTGGTGAAGGTGGGCACCGGTAGGACTGCTCAAGGGAATGACGCCGGAAGTCCCCGTGCTCGGCGCTTCCCGGCTTCTCTGCCTCGGGGCTCCGTGTACCGTCCAGCCCGCCCTGAAGGGAGCTGGAGGGCCTGGGGGGTGGCGGGCGGCTCGTCTCCTCAAAGAACCTCCGCCGGTCGGCAAAAGGCAAAAGGACAGGTTCTTCCAAAGGCGGCTGCGAGGGCGGCGCTGGCTCGGACTCCTGAGGCTGGAGCTTGTGCTCCGGGGACCAGTGCCAGCGGCTGCCTCCCCATCCTCCAACGCGGGCCGGTGGCAGAGGCCTGTCCCGGGGCGTCCTCTGGGGGCTGCCAGGGGCTCCCTCCTCCCTGAAGACGCTCAGCTCAGAGCCCCACCGCCTGGGGGCCCCCGCCAGCAGCGCAGGAGAGCCCAGGGGTCTGCCCTCCCCCAAGGGAGCCCCAGTGTGGGCGGGGGAGTCCTCTGCTTGTGGGGCGGGCTCCTCTCCGCACACCAGCCCCACGGGACCTTTGGCCTTCTGCAGCTGGGCTTTCCGCCACTGGATCTCATTCCGCAGGTTGGTGGCGAAGCGGTCACTGCGCCGGCGGGTCTGTGCAGAGCGATGTTGGCCCTTCTGGGTGGCGGGGCAGCTACTTTCGGCCTCTGGCGAACGATCTACACAGGGGGCTGCCTGGAAGCCTGGCCGGGGGGCGCTAGCATCACCAAACGCTGGCAGTGGCGGGGAACCCGTCAGGGGCCGGTGGGGGCTCTGGGGCCTCCCCGGGGCCATGCAGGTGCCCCATGGGGAAGAGGCCCCCTCTCTTGCAGTCGGGGGGCCGTGCAGCTCTTCTGCCGGCTCACAGGGCTCCTGGCTGCCGAGGTCCAGGTTCAGCCGTGGCTCTGGAGCCTGCAggtccccctccttctccttgtgCAGAGGAGACACCGTCCAGCGAGGACCCTCCTGGCCACGGGAGGCCTCCAAGGCCTGCAGCTGGGCCACCAGCACCTGTTCTGGGACGCTGTGGCGATGGCCGaagggcccagcccagccaggctcccAGGAAGGAGGGGGCTCTGCACAGTTGTTCGGCTCCATCTCGAGCCCCTTCTCTCTGGGGGCGTCTCTGGGGCTCTCAGCCAAAGGCGGTGACGGGGGGCTTTGTGGGCTCTCCTTCATCCCGGGGGGAGGCTCTGCGTGAGAGCTCAGCAGGTAATACTGGTCGGTGAATGGGGAGTCCTTCGGGGGGCCTGTGGTGGGCAACTGTCCCCCAGGCCTGTGGGGATCTTGACCGGGGGCGCAGAGGGAGACCTCTGAGCACCACCGATTTTCTGGACACAGACCCCCTGCCTGGATGGAGGGTCTCGGGTCTTCCAGTGGGGAGTTACATGCACACAGACTGTCTTGTCTCAGGGGGGGCTGGGGAGGGGCGGCAGCCGCCTTGGCAGGGCTGGGAAGAGAGCCCGATTGGACGCCGGAGGGCAAGTGGACGCCAGAGCCTGCAGGCTCCCCTCCCGTCTGCAGATAGTGAGGCTCCGGACGCTGGCTGGGCAGGGCGCCCTCCACGGAGCCGGCCTCCTCAGGCCGCAGCGCAGAGTCGGAGGTGCTGGAGCTGGCCGAGAAGGAGCTGTAGGCGGAGTCCCTCTTGCTGTGGTACATGGCCTGGTCAACGGGGGAAAGGCTGCCCTCATAGTAGGTCTGGCCGGCCGGCTCCAGGCTGTCCATGCTCCCGAGGGAGCTGCTCTTCTCTGGGGCGCAGTGGGGAGAGAGGgggctccagggcagaggcaggTTACTGGggatgggaagaaagaaaggggaggccCCACATCATGGGGGCAAGGtagccccgcccacctccccaacGCCCTCAGGCAATAGCGCTGGTAGCTCTTCCCACGGCTCTGCCACCTCCCTCGACCCTCTGCCCGCCCTCTCAGGGTCCCCAGTTCGGAATCAGGAAGGGAGCGTCCCCCCGCCCTGGGCTCAGGccaccccctctcctctccccctcggcTGCTCACCCCGTCTCGCAGCCCAAGTGCCAGGAGAGACTCAGGGGGTCAGCAGGCAAGGTCATGGCGGTGCCCTCAGTCCGGACTTCGGAGAGCTTGGCCAGGTGCCATGAGTGGGGCCTGATGACCGGCACGCTCCTCCTTGCGggcagaaggaaaggaaagtgagGTGGGGGGCAGGAAGCGGGAGAGCTGCCCCTCTGCCCTGGGACCAGGCGCGCCCTCCCCCACCGCCCAAGCCTCTCTTTGGCCCAGGCTGGTCCGAGCCGTTTCCTTCCCAGCCCCACCCCGCTGGATGGCTGCCCCCTGCCTGAGAGACGCGCTCTGGAGTGGGGGGCACCGGGAGAGGCAAGCCGGAGACCGCTCCCCAAGGCATCCCCCGGGGCCAAGGGGCCTCGCAGCCGTCCGTGCGGCCTCTGTCCCACTTCAGCCAAAGGCCATGAACGAAAGCCGCTTGGGGGCTCCTCTGGCTGGAAATGGCCGCCCCGTGGGGGCTCCTCAGTGAGGCCGAGCCACTCCGAAGAGCCCCCAagcagggcaggggaagggggcCCTGCAGCCACAGCCCGGCCTCACACCAACCGAGCCACGGACCCAGCAGCTGTCGGACCAGAACCCACAGAGGAGCCCTGTGCACCGCCTGTCCACCCTGCTTCTCACTGCCCCTGCTCCAGCCAGGttagctctcccccccccaaagccatacacaaccagacttggaAAGGAGAgccccctccccgccccctgcAATCTCAGTACACACCTGTTTCGGGGCCACCCTTCGTGAGGCCTGGCAAGGCAGCTGTGCCCAGGGTCCAGCCCAGCCCTGCTGGCCCAACCAGCCCCTGCAGGCAGCCGAGGGGGACTGGAAGTGGCCGGCCCAGCAGGGAGGGTTTCCTGCCTCCTCCAGGCTCCTGGAGCCCGTCCTCATCCTCATCTCCTCCCAGCCAGGAAGCGGTCAGGAAGTGATGTCCAAGCAGATAATTCTGCTGGCAGCGCAAGGCGGCCTCAGAAGCtgagaccccagggaaggggcttCCTGCCTCTTGGAGCGGGGGGgaggatcttcccctgggccaCCTGCCTACGAGGAGAGCCGTGGGTGGGCAAGGAGGGTCTCCAGGGAGGGCGGGcctggcgggggggggaggggaaattcCAGAGTGCACCAACTGAGCACCAGGACTGCCCCCCCTCCCACAGGAAGTGTCTGGGACAAAGAACAGGAAGGATGAGGTCACTGCCAGCTCAGTTTGGGGGCAAGGAAGAAGCAGGAGCCGAGGTGGAGCAGAGACGCTGTGGGGCCCTCGGCATGGCCCCCGCCCCACTGCAAAGGGCTCTTTCTGGAGGGCAGCTGCCCAAAGAGTCCCCCACCCATGCTCCACCCCAGGACAGGACAGGTATTCTGGTGCACCCCCCACCCCTCAGGATGCCCAGCCCAGAACCATCAGGCTTTCTGCCCCCCCCTCCCAGAGAAAGCGAATAAAAGCCCTTCAACCTTCCTGGTTCCAGAATCCCAAACCGATTCGGATCCACCGGAGAGATGGTGCGGATCAACTGGAGAAGCCGAGAGCTTTGCCCGAAGGACTGCAGCGTCCCCCTGACCCCCCACTGCTCCCCCCCTCGGGCCCACATCCCCCGCCAGCCCCACTCTCACAAACAAGGGGGCTGCCATCAGCCCCTCTGCCTGGGGTGGCCCAAAGGGCGTCTGGTCAGGACGCCCAGAAACCCCAGGAGGTCACCTTAGCTCTTCCTGCtgcaagacacccccccccccccgctctccgACCCTCACTCCCTTCGGCCTCTGCCCGTTGTTACCCTGCTGGCCCCTCGCTTGTTTGCAGCCTTTCACCCAATTCCTGCCACAGGATGGCAGCTGGATGTGCCCACCTCAAGAAGCCCCAGGCACACgtccagcccccctcccccagctGGAAATCTGCAGACTGGACTGCAGCCCACCGGCCCCTTTTGCAGGAAAGCCATGcggcacgtgtgtgtgtgtgtgtgtgagagagagagagagagagagagagagtgcgtcTTCTCACCTCCGGAGGATCATTTTGAGTGTGCGGTAGGAGCCCTTGATCAGGATGAGTGCTTCCTGCCGAGAGCCGTAGAGAGGGGTGCCGTTGATGTTCACCAGTTCATCGCCAGAGCGCATCTTCTGGGAGAGGGCGGCCTTCCCCCCATCCTCCACCTGGAGGGGCAGAGACAAGGCGGGAAGGGTCGCCTGCCAGCCACTGCAGGGCCTGGGCCGGGTTCACCGCAAAAACACACCAGAAACAACACATGGTTTGAATGGGCTTTCGCCCTCCAGTAGaggggggggctgcaggagagcagCCGGGAGATCCCCCCCAAGGGCTCCTGCAGGATCAGCCCCCTGCACAGAGCGGCATGAGGGTTGGGGCTGATGCTGCAGGCACCCGCCAGGGCCCGAGACCAAAGCAGGGCTGAGGGATGGGCAGCCCTTCCCTGCTGGTCACATGGTCCACACGCAGAGAGTGGGGGATCCCCGTGGTCTGGCTGAACAAGAGCCAGTTGTGCTCATGGAGAGCCCACGCGGCTGGGCACATGGCTGGGGAAGAGCCGCACCAAGCACCAGCGAGGAGGCCCAGTCCAGCTCCTCTCAGAGACCTTGTGCCAGCGAAGGGCAGCGTGGCTGGCCAGTCTCAGGGATGGGCCACGGGCAGGTTCCACGCGGCAGCCTCTCAAGCGCCCCCACCCCGGCCTGCTTAGACGTACAGGGAGTGCGGAAGCTGCCAGGGAGGGCGGGAGGGGCCCAGGCGCAGGGGAAGGCCCTGGTTTCAAGGGAGCCCggtcgccctccctccctccgacgGACTGGAGACCCCGGAATCCCAGGAAGGAGGCTGGCTTCCTCCGCCCACAACCCACGCGTGGAGATCTGGAGGGCTGGGCTGGTGAGGGTCCCCGGGGGGCGGGGCGCCTCTCTCTCCCTGCTGGGAGCTTTTATTTTCCACCCGGTTGCAATTCCAGCAGGGAGCGCTGGCCTGATGCAGCTTTGGTTCTCCAGGCGTGCAGAATAACTTTTGGCTTCTCTGCACAAACAGAGACAAGCTTGCTTGCCCTCCGCACAGCAAGGGAGGCGACTGGAATCCCACCCTCGGCACTGCCCCCTTCCTCTCTCGCTCCCCTGTGGCCGGCGTCCCTCACCTCAAAGGCCAgccgacggggggggggggggctcagctgcagaggcctccCTGCTGCCGACGCTCCGGGCCTGGAGGGCATGGCGGCCTGTGCCCAGCTTTCCCATGGGCTTCCCACTCAAGAGGGTGCAGCCTCTGGCCACAGTGCAGGGAGGGGGCTCCCCGGAGGGAGCAGGAAATGCTGCTTTGGACCCCCAGGCCTTGGACCGTGTCTCCCCACCTGCCCTTCGGCCTAGCTGGGCTTTTCCCACAAGTGGTGCCGTCAACGAAGCCCTGgggctcttttttttaaaaaaagattttttaaaactttttctaCCATCTTTACACAAACATTCATACctataccataatatcaaaacataatGATACATTCctgtccaaaatgccataaacaaatatcctaaatttgcagCTCTTGTACTTTTATCTCCCGTCTGTTTTCCTTCTGTATTTCttactccttccctctctcccttcctctcttccttccaccttcttcctccctccccctctctcccctgccttcctcttcctctctcggGTCCTTCCCTCCGTACCACTCATCCATTTTATAGATGACAGATCAGTCATGCAAAACCCCAACTTCATGTCAATATCAGTGCTGGTCTTAAACTTTTTATCTCTTcccttatatttatatatgtatttatttatattccactAGGTAATGTCCAGCCCTATCCTACTACTGCCTCCTCACCTCCGGTTTTTGTTACCAGGTTTAATTTTCAACTTTCTTCCCAATCAGTCGCTTATCTCCCCGAGATTCTCAGGATCTCTTGTAGCTCTTACTTTTAGGCCGTTCTCCTCCCTTacctcaatttatatctttactcaGCATCTGTCATTTTTAAATGCCCTAAAATTCTGACCTCTCTTTCCATGTCATATTTCCCTTTCAATTTTGTTACTCAATTTTTTATTGTAACTCATTCTCCATATTCAAACAAATTGCAATCTCATCACTACACTTCCATCTGTTGATTAATAACATTACCAATTTTGAAACATAcaataataaaggaaaaaagaactAATTATCTAAAATCtcgacaacaacaaaaaaatccaatttataaagTATATAATCTTATATAATGGCCTTTAAAATTATAACTATACAGCTCTTATAACATTCCAACAATTTCAGTAATTATCTAAAtccttttcaacattaaatcaattttataaCCTATACAAATCTTTTATAAAAAACAAATCTTATGAAGAAGTGATTATTCAAATTTTACAACCTTGCAACAATTGACCTACTAGTCTAATTTATAtcccttctattccttcctttttccctttcatcATCAAAATTTAATCAAACCATCATGTACCAATCTAATATAGAATTATTAACTtataaaaaaaccttttaacaaGGTAATTATGCGGATTAATTATACACATTTGTGCACAACTAGCAGCGTTTAAACGATTACATGTAAAATAATAAGTCAATTCCCTTCCCCCCCTTCTATTAATCTTCCCCTTTTCATCGATTCTCTTTTGGGTCTCACAAAAATTCCACTTCTTGTAGCTTTTCCCCTTTCAATCCCTTCTCTTAACTTCTTTATTTTTATggcaataacccccccccccaattccttttcttccttttaagtATATTTTTTGTGTAAGTCTGCTCCCAATTCCTCCTAGTCTCTTCTCCCTATTATGCCCCTTATTTTTTAATGGTTTCTTCTGATACCAATGCTCCCCCTTACTCTTTTCttatcactgtaaatcccagtgtgATCATTaatctgggtttttttgttttcagTCCCCTATTCATCTGTGTAATCTCCTTgttcttcatttttttcattttcctttccaCCATTGTAAATTCTAAGTATTCTTTATGATctcatttcatttctattttcacttctgatttccaaaagGTTTTTATGTCTCTATAGATGTATTTTAATATCCCTTCAATTCTTCATAGATGGACGCCTCCATCTTGTCCAGGTCACAATTCACAAAGTTCCTAGATTTTTTAATTTGCAACTTAAGTCCCTATAATCTCTTTGTATTTCAATCCAATCCAGTTCAATATCCTTTTATCTTCTATCACCAAAACACTGCACCATCAAACACACTTGCACAACACACACTGCTTTCAAGCCCTTTCAAGCTCCTAGTTATCTTCTTATGGGCAAGATCATTCTCCAGCTGTCAGCTAATTTGAGCTTTCCACATTCTGTtgcaatgttttcttttaatcagCAGATGGCATTATGttcccaatacagtgttccctcgattttcgcgggttcaaacttcgcgaaacggctataccacggtttttcaaaaatattaattaaaaaataatttgcggtttttccccctataccatggtttttcttgcccgatgacgtcatatgtcatcgccaaactttcgtccgcctttaataaatattttttaaaataaatgttaataaataaacatggagagtaataatctaaatggttgctaagggaatgggaaattgtaatttaggggtttaaagtgttaagggaaggcttgtgacactgttcatagccaaaaatagtgtatttacttccgcatctctactttgcggaaattcaattttcgcgggcggtctcggaacgcatcccccgcaaaaagcgagggaacactgtataacaaaacAGCTCTTTTACAAAAGTCTCCAAAATACTTTAAGTCCTCTGGCACTTTTaggatattttcttcaaattctttattcttttttgatcTCTTTAACTTCCACAAAGTCAAATTTGGGCTTTAAAACTTGTTTCTTTAATTCTCTCTGTGGtatttccaattgctagatagcCCCTTGCTCCATTTCAgtgtctcttttggaattttaaatttcttcttttgtcATTAAATTGGTCAAACACTCACCCAGCTTCAGCACTTCTTCACCTCTCTCCAGCACAAAAGCTTAGATCGTATCATCCAGGCAATCCACAACCTCTCCATTTCAATCCTTCCGTCATGGCCGTCCCAGCTAATGGTGGCAGATTTGtcctccacagctgctggccGAGACGCTGGTGCCAACTCCCTGAGGGGttttcaagccccccccccccgaccaccTACTGCTGCCTCTCTTCTTCAATCCAGTTCCACGTCTCCAAACAGCTGGGATTCGGGGTTTCCCACAGAGTGCAGGAGGTACCCGTAGCACTGTGACATTGGCCATGTCCCCTCCCTCTGGTGCTCCTTCTTCTGCGGAGGAACACAGCCCAGCTTCTAGTGCCCAAAGACCAGgcgagtggggtggggggggtccctcctgtgctcctggccaccTAGGGGCTCCAGGCCAAGGAGAGAAGGCAGGGCCCTCCTGCAGGGAGCCATGTGGgacaggccccacggagcttGGAGGCTTGGAGGGGGAAGCAGTAGCAAGCCAGCTCTccggaaggaaggggagagagagaggcggcCTTCAGTCCACACCAGCCGGCTGCACAAAGCCATCCTTGTTCCTGCTCACGATTTTGCCCGACAGAAGAAAGGGTCACTATTCCCTGGTCTGGGGTTCTTGGCTCAGGAGGGTGGGGCAGCAAGGGACTCCTGGCTTTCCCAGAGGCCCACATTCCAGACTGGTCAGCCCGCTGGGGACTGGGGCCAAACCACTTGACCAGAGGGAAGGCAAAGATCCCCACGCTGGAACACGAGGGCTGCATTGGGGCCCAGGCCTTGCAGGGGAGTGACCGTAAGTAAACATGCCAGTGCAGAgccagggagggaaagagggtgtgGGGAGGAAGCAGCCTTCATGGACTCCCTGGGCAGAAAGATTCTTGGCCTGCCCCCAATGCGGAAGGCCCCAGCAGGATCCCCCCTGCAAGGATGGAGCCCCTCCCAGCAGGGTTGGGGGAAGCTGGGGGCTCGGGGGAGGCCATTTTGGGCGGTGGGGAAAGGGACCCTGGCCCAGCcccctgccctcccccacccAAGCTGACCCGGTTCTCCCCCGGAACGTCCCGGCCCAGGGGAGCCACTCAGCTGCCCTCCAGGAGCTCCTGCCTTGCCGGCACACAAGGGCAGTTAATCATCCATCCGCTGCCTCGGGGCCGTTACCGCTCAGCACCGGACTTTGGGGCGCCCTCCGGGGAAAGCCTGGCACGCGGCCGACAACCGGAGCAGCTCAGCCCGCTTTGCTTGGGGAAACACGTCCCCCCCCCAGACTCCCGGGGGAATTCCCGCTGGGAGGCGGTGTTGACCCCTCCCCCCGATGGTAATGGCCACGAGCACCTTGTCCGGCCCTCCCGCAGCGCTGCTTTGCCCCGCCTGGGGGACCCGCCGCCCGTCGCCGGGTTTGGGACGGACCGGCTTCCTGGAGGCGGCCCGGGCATCCCTCCCCTCGAGCCACCGCCGCCTCCCGCTCCGCCCACCGCCGTCCCGAGGGGGAAGCGGCCACTTCGTCCCCAGCGGCCCCTCCTCTGCAACTTGGGAACTGCGGGGGAGGGAGTCGGCGGGCTGCTcgcgggggggaggggaggggggtctCCTCGGAGTGCCGTAAAGttctggcccagcccagccgccctccacacacacaccgcgGTTCGCTCCAGGCCCGCCGGAGGGGGCGGGAAGAACGAGGCGGGCCGGCGGGGGGAGCAACGCCCAggcagcgcggggggggcgggcggctgGGCGGGAAGGCGGACgccaggcaggcagacaaagagCCACGGCTCCCGCGGACACCCCAGCGCGGCAGCGGCGCAGACTCACCTTGGAGACGATGAGCGGCTCGCCGTGCTCCAAGCCGCCGCGCAGGGTGAAGCCCCAGGGCGCCCCACCAGCCAGCTGCACGTGCAGGTACTGGAAGGAGACCAGCAGGCGGGCGGCCAGCTTGGCCTGCGGGGCCGGGTCGGGCCGGAGTTGTCCCGCAGGCCTCTCCATCCCACCCTTCCCCGGCCCGGGCCTGACCCGCCGCGGGGCTCGGCATCGACGGGACGCGGCGCGACGCTCAGCCCTGCCTGCTGGAGGGCGGACCGGCAGGCGCCCCCGGTGGGCGTGTCGTAGGCGAGTGGAGGCTCCCGGCCGGGCCGGCCCGGCTTGGCCCGGATCCTGCAACGCCCCGCCCGAGGCGCGCCCCCAGCAGCGGAGCCGCTCCGCCTCTTCGGCTGGGCTGCCTGGGCGCGCGGAATCCCGGGCCGGGTTAAATGAGCACGGCGCCGGCCCATCCTCGCCTCCCGGCACGCCGAAGACACGGGGCAGGGAGGCCTTGGGGCGGGAGACGAGGAGCCGTGCCCGCCGCGCTCCCCCCCCGCCCCGTCCTGGGCCGGTGGGGCTTTTGCAGGCGCCTCGAGGCCGAGGGAGGGAGGTGGCCCTCCGGATCCAGGCTGGGAAGCGCCGCGCACCCCCACCTCCTGCGGCCCAGTAGCGGCGGAGCTTCCTGGGCCGGTGCTGAGGGCTAAAAACTGGTTCTGCCACCCAGGCTGCCCTCAGCTGCCAACTGTCTTTGAgtcccactgccccccccccccagaatgctCCTTTGCTCCCCAACTGCTCCAGAGTGGGTGCCACCGCCCTGGGCCTGGGCCAGGATCTGtgcggagggggagggaggagcagGAAACTCACTGCCACTTCCaaaacctcccctcccctccagtgCCAGAGGGCCTGGGGctgcgggggtg
Coding sequences within:
- the SHROOM4 gene encoding protein Shroom4 isoform X2; this translates as MRSGDELVNINGTPLYGSRQEALILIKGSYRTLKMILRRRSVPVIRPHSWHLAKLSEVRTEGTAMTLPADPLSLSWHLGCETGNLPLPWSPLSPHCAPEKSSSLGSMDSLEPAGQTYYEGSLSPVDQAMYHSKRDSAYSSFSASSSTSDSALRPEEAGSVEGALPSQRPEPHYLQTGGEPAGSGVHLPSGVQSGSLPSPAKAAAAPPQPPLRQDSLCACNSPLEDPRPSIQAGGLCPENRWCSEVSLCAPGQDPHRPGGQLPTTGPPKDSPFTDQYYLLSSHAEPPPGMKESPQSPPSPPLAESPRDAPREKGLEMEPNNCAEPPPSWEPGWAGPFGHRHSVPEQVLVAQLQALEASRGQEGPRWTVSPLHKEKEGDLQAPEPRLNLDLGSQEPCEPAEELHGPPTAREGASSPWGTCMAPGRPQSPHRPLTGSPPLPAFGDASAPRPGFQAAPCVDRSPEAESSCPATQKGQHRSAQTRRRSDRFATNLRNEIQWRKAQLQKAKGPVGLVCGEEPAPQAEDSPAHTGAPLGEGRPLGSPALLAGAPRRWGSELSVFREEGAPGSPQRTPRDRPLPPARVGGWGGSRWHWSPEHKLQPQESEPAPPSQPPLEEPVLLPFADRRRFFEETSRPPPPRPSSSLQGGLDGTRSPEAEKPGSAEHGDFRRHSLEQSYRCPPSPPVYQDFTPEMLRWCKSLPRPGGDAEHWWALPCPCAIREACSYSFQEECAMRHPRSSHHAHRCRHPCSWSCRHECCCPGQQKLPEEGVPWPNRRPFQAELPLEEWQPPAGNRASSHTASQFLQHQVSFTRPGPFCTCCERSTPAGPPFGRAPSMQTLPWDCEQPAWVTEKAGPERGRSEHHGAPLHGRAYSESRLFTEPAGVSPREQQGAQPAQAQIAAPKSPPCQPRRRGPPPPRPPPPNWEKYHPAQGSPQPPLPAPGQPVFEAARQRSQSLPAEQPWHDGAEGQRPRLPGAAPDGAPPLPERDNPHHSCRRTWEWLVAAASDRSAPSRTASSEEGAAAEEPPPVKEQETSTGSPSEQPLTWRESLPFGAWPRVPLEGGTAGLPILCPPDATQGVPVSQEAAGESHKSGPPPSRLNSEELMRDVAGKDRSLAGVLSSGFGLRSAAEVMGDLFAGSSCPLWPRQDWSLLGRGPSCPERQQKSPQPSPGGEAPPSCLTYLNLSGGKAELLNPMEDPSALAAASSEEEPDPDLAQKKVQLIESIGRKLGVLREAQQSLQDDLSANAALGREVENYIEGACKPHELEKFRLVIGDLDKVVSLLLSLSGRLARVENALSGLSAEEEEEEKVALLEKKRQLTTQLQDAKELQEHVARREQLVFANVSRCVSPEQLQDYQHFVRMKSTLAIQQRQLDDKIKLGEEQLRCLWESLPQRPRKP
- the SHROOM4 gene encoding protein Shroom4 isoform X1, whose amino-acid sequence is MERPAGQLRPDPAPQAKLAARLLVSFQYLHVQLAGGAPWGFTLRGGLEHGEPLIVSKVEDGGKAALSQKMRSGDELVNINGTPLYGSRQEALILIKGSYRTLKMILRRRSVPVIRPHSWHLAKLSEVRTEGTAMTLPADPLSLSWHLGCETGNLPLPWSPLSPHCAPEKSSSLGSMDSLEPAGQTYYEGSLSPVDQAMYHSKRDSAYSSFSASSSTSDSALRPEEAGSVEGALPSQRPEPHYLQTGGEPAGSGVHLPSGVQSGSLPSPAKAAAAPPQPPLRQDSLCACNSPLEDPRPSIQAGGLCPENRWCSEVSLCAPGQDPHRPGGQLPTTGPPKDSPFTDQYYLLSSHAEPPPGMKESPQSPPSPPLAESPRDAPREKGLEMEPNNCAEPPPSWEPGWAGPFGHRHSVPEQVLVAQLQALEASRGQEGPRWTVSPLHKEKEGDLQAPEPRLNLDLGSQEPCEPAEELHGPPTAREGASSPWGTCMAPGRPQSPHRPLTGSPPLPAFGDASAPRPGFQAAPCVDRSPEAESSCPATQKGQHRSAQTRRRSDRFATNLRNEIQWRKAQLQKAKGPVGLVCGEEPAPQAEDSPAHTGAPLGEGRPLGSPALLAGAPRRWGSELSVFREEGAPGSPQRTPRDRPLPPARVGGWGGSRWHWSPEHKLQPQESEPAPPSQPPLEEPVLLPFADRRRFFEETSRPPPPRPSSSLQGGLDGTRSPEAEKPGSAEHGDFRRHSLEQSYRCPPSPPVYQDFTPEMLRWCKSLPRPGGDAEHWWALPCPCAIREACSYSFQEECAMRHPRSSHHAHRCRHPCSWSCRHECCCPGQQKLPEEGVPWPNRRPFQAELPLEEWQPPAGNRASSHTASQFLQHQVSFTRPGPFCTCCERSTPAGPPFGRAPSMQTLPWDCEQPAWVTEKAGPERGRSEHHGAPLHGRAYSESRLFTEPAGVSPREQQGAQPAQAQIAAPKSPPCQPRRRGPPPPRPPPPNWEKYHPAQGSPQPPLPAPGQPVFEAARQRSQSLPAEQPWHDGAEGQRPRLPGAAPDGAPPLPERDNPHHSCRRTWEWLVAAASDRSAPSRTASSEEGAAAEEPPPVKEQETSTGSPSEQPLTWRESLPFGAWPRVPLEGGTAGLPILCPPDATQGVPVSQEAAGESHKSGPPPSRLNSEELMRDVAGKDRSLAGVLSSGFGLRSAAEVMGDLFAGSSCPLWPRQDWSLLGRGPSCPERQQKSPQPSPGGEAPPSCLTYLNLSGGKAELLNPMEDPSALAAASSEEEPDPDLAQKKVQLIESIGRKLGVLREAQQSLQDDLSANAALGREVENYIEGACKPHELEKFRLVIGDLDKVVSLLLSLSGRLARVENALSGLSAEEEEEEKVALLEKKRQLTTQLQDAKELQEHVARREQLVFANVSRCVSPEQLQDYQHFVRMKSTLAIQQRQLDDKIKLGEEQLRCLWESLPQRPRKP